One region of Etheostoma spectabile isolate EspeVRDwgs_2016 chromosome 21, UIUC_Espe_1.0, whole genome shotgun sequence genomic DNA includes:
- the LOC116671261 gene encoding pepsin A translates to MVKRQSTCIKEDACLSVGTQVLESSVDSRAETMKWAVVVCAMVALSECLIQVPLRKGKSARENLEEQGLWEEFRLKYPYNPMAKFDQSFAVGNEGMTNDADLSYYGIISIGTPPQSFKVIFDSGSSNLWVPSIYCNSAACNNHKKFNPGASSTYRNNGGALSIRYGTGSMTGFLGYDTVRVGGLPVTNQIFGMSESEAPFMQHMIADGILGLAYPRLSASGATPVFDNMMKEGLVNQDLFSVYLSSNSQQGSVVTFGGVDPNHYSGPISWIPLSNELYWQITVDSVTVNGQVVACQGGCQAIVDTGTSLIVGPQSSINNINQMVGATNQNGDYLVNCNSIAQLPDVTFHIHGQEFTIPGSAYVRQSQYYGCRTGFSNGGDSLWILGDVFIRQYYSIFDRAQNMVGLAKAR, encoded by the exons ATGGTAAAACGTCAGTCCACCTGTATAAAAGAGGATGCATGCCTGTCTGTGGGCACTCAGGTTTTGGAGTCTTCAG TTGATAGCCGAGCCGAGACGATGAAGTGGGCCGTTGTTGTGTGTGCCATGGTGGCACTGTCCGAGTGCTTAATCCA GGTCCCTCTGAGGAAGGGCAAGTCCGCCAGGGAGAACCTGGAGGAGCAGGGTCTGTGGGAGGAGTTCAGACTCAAGTACCCATACAACCCCATGGCCAAGTTTGACCAGAGCTTTGCCGTGGGCAACGAGGGCATGACCAACGATGCTGAT ctgtcctactATGGAATCATCTCCATTGGAACTCCTCCTCAGTCCTTTAAGGTCATCTTTGACAGCGGCTCGTCTAACCTGTGGGTGCCCTCCATCTACTGCAACAGTGCAGCCTGCA ATAACCACAAGAAATTTAACCCTGGCGCAAGCAGCACTTACAGAAACAACGGCGGAGCTCTGAGCATCCGCTATGGTACCGGCAGCATGACTGGTTTCCTTGGATACGACACAGTGAGG GTGGGTGGGCTCCCCGTGACAAACCAGATCTTCGGCATGAGCGAGAGTGAGGCTCCCTTCATGCAGCACATGATTGCTGATGGTATCCTGGGCCTGGCATACCCACGCCTGTCTGCTTCCGGCGCTACACCCGTCTTTGACAACATGATGAAGGAGGGCCTGGTCAACCAGGACCTCTTCTCTGTGTACCTGAGCTC TAACTCTCAGCAAGGCAGTGTGGTGACCTTCGGTGGTGTTGACCCCAACCATTACTCCGGTCCCATCTCCTGGATTCCCCTCTCCAATGAGCTGTACTGGCAGATCACAGTGGACAG TGTTACTGTCAATGGCCAGGTTGTGGCTTGCCAAGGGGGTTGCCAGGCTATCGTGGACACCGGCACGTCTCTGATTGTTGGACCTCAGAGCAGCATCAACAACATCAACCAAATGGTGGGAGCTACCAACCAGAACGGAGAC TATTTGGTCAACTGCAACAGCATTGCCCAATTGCCAGATGTGACCTTCCACATCCACGGACAGGAATTCACCATCCCAGGTTCTGCCTACGTCCGTCAG TCTCAGTACTATGGTTGCCGTACTGGCTTTTCCAACGGAGGAGACAGCCTGTGGATCCTGGGTGACGTCTTCATCAGACAGTACTATTCCATCTTCGACAGAGCTCAAAATATGGTGGGCCTGGCCAAGGCTAGATAA